A genomic window from Tolypothrix sp. PCC 7910 includes:
- a CDS encoding DeoR/GlpR family DNA-binding transcription regulator: MLTAERRQFILDILRRDKKVLSTELSAVLKVSEDTIRRDLRELAEAGLLQRVHGGALLTSPATASYADRQKQAPKEKEAIACAAAKLVCPGQVVILDGGTTTLQVTRHLPKDLQATVVTNSPPIAIALAEHPHIEVVMLGGKLYKKALVNVGTVTIESLRMIRADLCMLGVCSLHPEVGISVTNLDEAHVKRAMIAGSAEVVGLVTAEKLDTAAPYVVESIHALTYLVTAPTVSNQMLAAYKSLGLTIIRDE, encoded by the coding sequence ATGCTCACTGCTGAACGCCGACAATTCATCCTTGATATTCTGCGTCGTGATAAAAAGGTGCTGTCAACGGAACTGAGTGCAGTTCTCAAGGTTTCGGAAGACACGATTCGGCGGGACTTGCGGGAATTAGCCGAAGCTGGACTATTACAACGTGTACATGGCGGCGCATTGCTAACTTCCCCAGCCACCGCCAGCTACGCCGATCGCCAAAAACAAGCGCCCAAAGAAAAAGAAGCGATCGCCTGTGCTGCGGCTAAATTAGTATGTCCGGGACAGGTGGTAATTTTAGATGGGGGTACAACTACGCTGCAAGTTACCCGCCATTTACCAAAAGATTTGCAAGCCACAGTCGTCACCAATAGTCCACCAATTGCGATCGCCTTAGCAGAACATCCCCATATAGAAGTTGTAATGTTGGGTGGTAAGCTCTACAAAAAAGCCTTGGTGAACGTCGGTACTGTCACCATTGAGTCTTTACGGATGATTCGTGCAGATTTGTGCATGTTAGGAGTGTGCAGTTTGCATCCGGAAGTGGGGATCAGTGTAACGAATTTAGATGAAGCCCATGTTAAACGAGCCATGATAGCTGGTTCGGCTGAAGTAGTGGGATTAGTCACCGCAGAAAAATTAGACACAGCCGCCCCTTATGTTGTGGAGTCGATTCATGCACTGACTTACCTTGTAACTGCACCGACAGTATCTAATCAAATGCTAGCTGCTTACAAATCTTTAGGTTTGACAATTATTCGTGATGAGTAA
- a CDS encoding transketolase C-terminal domain-containing protein produces the protein MTKFPIDLGAYKYLSLNPANPSLTAEQRDALKANIQLCRDAIVFFTATGAARGVGGHTGGPYDTVPEVMILDAFFRGVSEQFVPIFFDEAGHRVATQYLMSTLHGDLPAERLLQYRAAHSHLPGHPELGFTPGVKFSSGRLGHVWPYVNGVAMANPGKVVFCLGSDGSQQEGNDAEAARLAVAQHLNVKLIIDDNDVTIAGHPSKYLPGFTVAKTLEGHGLKILQGDGEDLDDLYSRLCEAVNTPGAIAVINKRPMCPGIEGLEGSTHGHDVISVDLAIKYLESRGQTAAVDYLKNIEKPKQTYTFIGSSDKWGANRNVFGEAVVNVLSRMSEAERKEKVLVIDSDLEGSCGLKKIHDTYPEVFIPSGIMERGNFSAAAGFGMVKGKQGIFATFSAFLEMCISEITMARLNQSNVLCHFSHAGIDDMADNTCHFGLNNMFADNGLDDRHDTRLYFPADVNQMTACVEAVFFDPGLRFIFSTRSKVPNILDSNGNEFFGNGYKFVPDKDEIIREGTQGYIVSFGDALYRSLDAVERLKQEGLDVGLINKPTLNVVDEEAIAKIGKAPFVLVVEAFNRRTGLGSRFGSWLLERGLTPKYAHLGTYREGCGGLWEQYPHQGIDPEGIIKKVKELL, from the coding sequence ATGACTAAATTTCCTATTGATCTCGGCGCTTACAAGTATTTATCACTCAATCCGGCGAATCCTAGCCTGACGGCGGAACAAAGAGACGCACTCAAAGCTAATATTCAACTTTGCCGAGATGCGATCGTGTTTTTTACCGCTACAGGTGCAGCTAGAGGCGTAGGTGGTCATACTGGCGGGCCATACGATACAGTTCCAGAAGTGATGATTCTCGATGCTTTCTTTAGGGGAGTATCTGAGCAATTTGTGCCGATTTTCTTTGATGAAGCCGGACATCGTGTCGCTACCCAGTATCTGATGTCAACGCTGCATGGGGATTTACCCGCAGAGCGCCTGCTACAATATCGTGCAGCCCATTCTCATTTACCCGGACACCCAGAATTAGGGTTTACTCCTGGGGTAAAATTTAGCTCTGGAAGATTGGGACATGTCTGGCCTTACGTCAATGGTGTAGCAATGGCGAATCCTGGCAAAGTAGTTTTCTGCCTTGGTTCTGATGGTTCCCAGCAGGAAGGAAACGACGCAGAAGCGGCGCGCTTGGCTGTGGCTCAACATCTCAACGTCAAGCTAATTATTGATGATAATGATGTCACCATCGCCGGACATCCTTCTAAATATTTACCTGGGTTCACCGTCGCCAAAACCTTAGAAGGGCATGGATTAAAGATACTTCAAGGAGATGGGGAAGATTTAGACGATTTATACAGCCGCCTATGCGAAGCCGTAAATACACCCGGTGCGATCGCAGTGATCAACAAACGCCCCATGTGTCCCGGTATAGAAGGCTTAGAAGGCTCAACCCACGGTCATGATGTGATTTCCGTCGATTTGGCGATTAAATATCTCGAATCTCGCGGACAGACTGCGGCTGTAGATTACCTGAAAAATATTGAGAAACCCAAGCAAACCTATACATTTATCGGTTCTAGCGATAAATGGGGTGCTAACCGCAACGTTTTTGGGGAAGCTGTGGTAAATGTTCTTAGCCGCATGAGTGAAGCAGAACGCAAAGAGAAAGTCTTAGTCATTGATAGCGACTTAGAAGGCTCCTGCGGATTGAAGAAAATCCATGATACCTATCCTGAAGTATTTATCCCTTCTGGCATCATGGAACGGGGTAATTTCTCGGCTGCGGCTGGGTTTGGGATGGTAAAAGGCAAACAAGGTATTTTCGCCACCTTCAGCGCCTTTTTAGAAATGTGCATTTCCGAAATCACAATGGCGCGGTTAAACCAATCTAACGTTCTCTGTCACTTCTCCCATGCAGGTATCGATGACATGGCGGATAATACCTGTCACTTCGGCTTAAATAATATGTTTGCCGATAATGGCTTAGATGACCGCCATGACACAAGACTCTACTTCCCCGCAGATGTAAATCAAATGACAGCTTGTGTAGAAGCTGTATTTTTTGACCCCGGATTGCGGTTTATTTTCTCTACCCGTTCCAAAGTCCCCAATATTTTGGATAGTAACGGTAATGAATTCTTTGGCAATGGTTACAAATTTGTCCCCGATAAAGATGAAATTATCCGCGAAGGAACCCAAGGTTATATTGTCAGCTTTGGCGATGCTTTATACCGCTCTTTAGATGCGGTAGAACGCTTGAAGCAAGAAGGCTTAGATGTGGGTTTAATTAACAAACCGACTTTAAACGTAGTTGATGAAGAAGCGATCGCTAAAATTGGCAAAGCCCCCTTTGTCTTAGTAGTGGAAGCCTTCAACCGTCGCACTGGCTTAGGTAGCCGTTTCGGTTCCTGGCTGTTAGAACGCGGCTTGACTCCTAAATATGCTCACCTGGGGACTTATAGAGAAGGTTGCGGTGGCTTGTGGGAACAGTACCCCCATCAAGGTATCGATCCAGAGGGTATTATCAAGAAGGTGAAAGAATTGTTGTAA
- a CDS encoding Uma2 family endonuclease, with the protein MTQALRKLVTFDEFVTKYPDNSGKRYELHDGVVVEMSQPTGEHEEVVGFLALNLSMEIGRLKLPYFIPKTALVKPLDSDSAYSPDVLLLNRPNLVNEPLWKKDSTVSLAESIPLVIEVVSSNWRDDYLTKVAAYETVGILEYWIVDYAALGGRRFIGNPKQPTISVYSLVDGEYQIRQFQSSSRIISPTFPELNLTAEQVFQAGSVPS; encoded by the coding sequence GTGACTCAAGCCTTACGCAAACTAGTTACATTCGATGAATTCGTTACCAAATACCCAGACAACTCTGGAAAACGTTATGAACTGCATGATGGAGTAGTTGTAGAGATGTCCCAGCCTACAGGTGAACATGAAGAAGTTGTAGGTTTTTTGGCGCTAAATCTATCTATGGAAATTGGGCGGTTAAAGCTTCCTTACTTCATTCCCAAAACAGCTTTAGTTAAACCATTGGATAGTGATTCAGCTTACTCGCCAGATGTGCTGTTATTAAATCGCCCCAATTTAGTTAATGAACCACTCTGGAAAAAAGACTCTACTGTTAGCCTAGCCGAATCTATACCGTTAGTGATTGAAGTAGTAAGCAGCAATTGGCGTGATGATTATCTAACAAAAGTAGCTGCCTACGAAACAGTAGGCATTCTTGAATATTGGATTGTCGATTATGCTGCTTTAGGTGGTAGGCGGTTTATTGGCAATCCTAAACAACCTACGATTTCAGTTTACTCATTAGTTGATGGAGAATACCAAATCCGGCAGTTCCAAAGCAGTAGTCGCATCATCTCACCCACGTTCCCAGAATTGAATTTAACCGCCGAACAGGTTTTTCAAGCTGGAAGTGTGCCAAGCTAA
- a CDS encoding cyclase family protein produces the protein MAIMSQFYQIHLKQKLDRFLRQPFQKPFWGIVCLILLFSISFVSVNAAQPLRQPPLWQIYQQSFKNAKYVDLTHTIAPTIPVWSGFGSSKFAPAINPKTGEPYIYQKDGFEATHYDLSTDQLGTQLDPPAHWNPDYPAIDELPATFAVRPLVIIPIQDKVALDPNYHLSVKDIQDWERKHGRIPQGSVVFVRSDWSKAWPNPELATRTKFPGVKLEALKFLHLERQILFHGHEPLDTDSTPTLEGEAWLLQNGYAQAEGVANLDQVPETGALISIGYPKFKGGLGGYARYIAICPPNWKYGVRVGQIPESPLLKADKPLHWDTKLGVRVR, from the coding sequence ATGGCAATAATGTCGCAATTTTACCAAATACATTTAAAGCAGAAACTAGATAGATTTTTACGTCAACCATTTCAAAAACCTTTCTGGGGAATTGTTTGTTTAATACTTTTATTTAGTATTAGTTTTGTATCTGTCAATGCAGCGCAGCCATTACGTCAACCTCCCCTCTGGCAAATTTATCAGCAGTCATTCAAAAACGCAAAATATGTTGATTTGACTCATACTATTGCTCCGACAATTCCTGTATGGTCTGGTTTTGGTTCATCAAAGTTTGCACCTGCGATCAATCCCAAAACTGGTGAACCATACATTTATCAAAAAGATGGGTTTGAAGCAACTCATTACGATTTATCCACCGATCAGTTAGGAACCCAATTAGATCCACCTGCTCACTGGAACCCTGACTATCCAGCTATCGATGAGTTACCAGCGACTTTTGCTGTTCGTCCTCTAGTCATAATTCCCATCCAAGATAAAGTTGCTCTAGACCCTAATTACCATTTGAGTGTCAAAGATATTCAGGATTGGGAACGCAAACATGGCAGAATTCCCCAAGGCTCAGTTGTGTTTGTGCGCTCTGATTGGTCTAAAGCATGGCCAAACCCCGAACTAGCCACAAGAACTAAGTTTCCTGGGGTGAAGCTAGAAGCTTTAAAGTTTCTGCACCTTGAGCGCCAAATTCTTTTCCACGGACATGAACCCCTTGATACAGATAGCACCCCAACGCTAGAAGGAGAAGCTTGGCTGTTGCAAAATGGATATGCTCAAGCAGAAGGTGTTGCAAATCTAGACCAAGTACCAGAAACAGGCGCGTTGATTTCTATTGGATATCCTAAATTTAAAGGTGGTTTAGGAGGTTATGCACGTTATATTGCTATCTGTCCGCCAAACTGGAAATACGGCGTTCGGGTAGGCCAAATACCGGAATCTCCCCTGCTAAAAGCAGATAAACCGCTTCACTGGGATACAAAATTAGGTGTACGGGTACGGTGA
- a CDS encoding tetratricopeptide repeat protein has product MKLLTWSIATAMTLGLLVSIPTEVAGQTQPPLSAQQSAELAEAERLNQQVMQLYQQGKYSAAIPLAERALAIREKVLGKEHPNVAQSLNNLAELYRVQGSYAKAEPLYLRSLAILEKVLGKEHPNVAQSLNNLAELYRVQGSYAKAEPLYLRSLAILEKVLGKEHPNVATSLNNLAALYDSQGNYAKAEPLYLRSLAILEKILGKEHPNVATSLNNLAAFYRVQGSYAKAELLYLRSLAIREKVLGKEHPNVATSLNNLAELYDSQGNYAKAEPLYLRSLAILEKVLGKEHPNVATSLNNLAAFYRVQGSYAKAEPLYLRSLAILEKVLGKEHPDVATSLNNLAALYDSQGNYAKAEPLYLRSLAILEKVLGKEHPDVATSLNNLAQLYDSQGSYAKAEPLYLRSLAIREKVLGKEHPNVAQSLNNLAVLYRVQGSYAKAEPLYLRSLAIREKVLGKEHPDVATSLNNLAQLYSSQGNYAKAEPLYLRSLAIREKVLGKEHPNVAQSLNNLAVLYRVQGSYAKAEPLYLRSLAIREKVLGKEHPDVATSLNNLALLYWVQGDIIRTTDFLTRGLAIQEQNLQLIYAVGSEQRKQNYAQTFSGTTNAAVSLALQQSTNNPTLAKLALTTVLRRKGRVLDAMTDTVQTLRTQLAANPETKKLFDDWLNVQQQLAALVYRGQGQEKFEVYQEQIKQLEAEKERLEEQVSAKSAEFRQAIQPVELAAIQAQIPQDAALVEIVQYNPFNPKAKKDSEQRGKPRYAAAVLRASGEPKWVDLGDAATIDKSVASFRQVLVYAPAPSPENNTNSKQRGGIVPKPADGKTSVSRLQKAARALDEQIMAPIRPLLGDARHLLLSPDGQLNLIPFEALKDEQNQYLVQRYAFSYLTTGRDLLSLQTTAKASSNPVVFANIDYDQQDITVAAKSRGSNQRSIDFANLKFDPLTSTLAEGQQIQKIIPQTNIILGKQATEAAIKQLNAPRILHLATHGFFLPDKEVKPPSNDLNKQLEKAPALNIENPLLRSGLALAGFNNRQNKQKTDTDDGVLTALEVAGLNLRGTELVVLSACETGLGDVKIGGGVYGLRRALVIAGSQTQLLSLWQVADDGTKDLMVKYYEKLRAGKGRHEALREVQLELLNNPEYQHPYYWASFIPSGNWRAMK; this is encoded by the coding sequence GTGAAATTGCTAACTTGGTCAATTGCTACAGCAATGACATTAGGACTACTGGTGAGTATACCCACAGAAGTTGCCGGACAAACCCAACCACCACTATCAGCCCAACAGTCCGCAGAGTTAGCCGAAGCCGAGCGACTAAATCAACAAGTGATGCAGTTGTATCAGCAAGGCAAATATAGTGCAGCCATCCCCCTTGCAGAAAGAGCTTTAGCTATTCGGGAGAAAGTACTGGGTAAAGAACATCCCAATGTCGCACAAAGCCTAAATAATTTAGCAGAACTTTATCGGGTACAGGGGAGTTATGCCAAAGCCGAACCCCTTTACCTCCGCTCTCTGGCGATTTTGGAGAAAGTACTGGGTAAAGAACATCCCAATGTCGCACAAAGCCTAAATAATTTAGCAGAACTTTATCGGGTACAGGGGAGTTATGCCAAAGCCGAACCCCTTTACCTCCGCTCTCTGGCGATTTTGGAGAAAGTACTGGGTAAAGAACATCCCAACGTGGCTACTAGCCTGAACAATTTAGCTGCACTTTACGATTCACAAGGGAATTATGCCAAAGCCGAACCCCTTTACCTCCGCTCTCTGGCGATTTTGGAGAAAATACTGGGTAAAGAACATCCCAATGTGGCTACTAGCCTGAACAATTTAGCTGCATTTTATCGGGTACAAGGGAGTTATGCCAAAGCCGAACTCCTTTACCTGCGTTCTCTGGCGATTCGGGAAAAGGTGCTAGGTAAAGAACATCCCAATGTGGCTACTAGCCTGAACAATTTAGCAGAACTTTACGATTCACAAGGGAATTATGCCAAAGCCGAACCCCTTTACCTCCGCTCTCTGGCGATTTTGGAGAAAGTACTGGGTAAAGAACATCCCAATGTGGCTACTAGCCTGAACAATTTAGCTGCATTTTATCGGGTACAGGGGAGTTATGCTAAAGCCGAACCCCTTTACCTCCGCTCTCTGGCGATTTTGGAGAAAGTACTGGGTAAAGAACATCCCGATGTGGCTACTAGCCTGAACAATTTAGCTGCACTTTACGATTCACAAGGGAATTATGCCAAAGCCGAACCCCTTTACCTCCGCTCTCTGGCGATTTTGGAGAAAGTACTAGGTAAAGAACATCCCGATGTGGCTACTAGCCTGAACAATTTAGCTCAACTTTACGATTCACAGGGGAGTTATGCCAAAGCCGAACCCCTTTACCTCCGCTCTCTAGCAATTCGGGAGAAAGTACTGGGTAAAGAACATCCCAATGTCGCACAAAGCCTAAATAATTTAGCTGTACTTTATCGGGTACAGGGGAGTTATGCCAAAGCCGAACCCCTTTACCTCCGCTCTCTAGCAATTCGGGAGAAGGTGCTAGGTAAAGAACATCCCGATGTGGCTACTAGCCTGAACAATTTAGCTCAACTTTACTCCTCACAGGGGAATTATGCCAAAGCCGAACCCCTTTACCTCCGCTCTCTAGCAATTCGGGAGAAAGTACTGGGTAAAGAACATCCCAATGTCGCACAAAGCCTAAATAATTTAGCTGTACTTTATCGGGTACAGGGGAGTTATGCCAAAGCCGAACCCCTTTACCTCCGCTCTCTAGCAATTCGGGAGAAAGTACTGGGTAAAGAACATCCCGATGTGGCTACTAGCCTGAACAATTTAGCATTACTGTATTGGGTACAAGGCGATATCATCCGCACCACTGATTTTTTAACTCGTGGCCTCGCAATTCAAGAACAAAATTTGCAACTCATCTATGCTGTGGGTTCGGAACAAAGAAAACAAAACTATGCTCAAACCTTTAGTGGAACCACTAACGCTGCTGTTTCTCTCGCCCTACAACAATCTACCAACAACCCTACATTAGCCAAACTCGCTCTGACTACCGTACTCCGTCGTAAAGGACGGGTGCTAGATGCCATGACAGACACAGTGCAGACATTACGCACCCAGTTAGCAGCCAACCCAGAAACCAAAAAGCTGTTTGATGATTGGTTGAACGTACAGCAACAGTTAGCCGCCCTAGTATATCGCGGACAGGGGCAAGAGAAATTTGAAGTTTATCAAGAGCAAATTAAACAACTAGAAGCCGAAAAAGAACGCTTAGAAGAACAGGTGAGTGCTAAAAGTGCCGAGTTCCGCCAAGCAATTCAACCTGTGGAATTAGCTGCTATCCAGGCCCAAATTCCCCAAGATGCTGCACTGGTGGAAATTGTGCAATACAATCCATTTAATCCCAAAGCTAAAAAAGACAGCGAACAAAGGGGTAAACCGCGTTATGCAGCAGCAGTGTTGCGTGCTTCTGGCGAACCGAAGTGGGTTGATTTAGGTGATGCGGCAACTATTGATAAATCTGTTGCGAGTTTCCGCCAGGTTTTGGTGTATGCTCCAGCACCTAGCCCAGAAAATAACACTAATTCTAAACAACGGGGTGGAATTGTCCCCAAACCTGCTGATGGTAAAACCTCTGTATCTCGCCTCCAGAAAGCCGCCCGCGCCTTAGATGAGCAAATCATGGCTCCCATTCGTCCCCTGTTAGGCGATGCGCGTCACCTGTTGCTTTCACCAGATGGACAGTTAAACTTAATACCCTTTGAAGCCCTCAAAGATGAGCAAAATCAATATCTCGTCCAACGTTACGCTTTTTCTTACCTCACCACTGGGCGAGACTTACTCAGCTTGCAAACCACAGCCAAAGCATCCTCAAATCCTGTAGTCTTTGCAAATATTGATTACGACCAACAAGATATCACCGTTGCAGCCAAATCTCGTGGTTCAAATCAGCGTTCCATTGACTTTGCTAATTTAAAATTTGACCCATTAACATCGACTTTAGCAGAAGGGCAACAAATCCAAAAGATTATTCCCCAGACAAATATCATCTTAGGAAAACAAGCCACAGAAGCCGCTATTAAACAATTAAATGCACCCAGAATTTTACATTTAGCGACTCATGGCTTCTTTTTACCAGATAAAGAAGTTAAACCACCAAGCAATGATTTGAATAAGCAATTAGAAAAAGCTCCAGCTTTGAATATAGAAAATCCCTTATTACGTTCTGGTTTAGCTTTAGCTGGTTTCAATAACCGTCAAAACAAACAAAAAACTGATACAGATGACGGAGTTCTCACCGCTTTAGAAGTCGCAGGTTTAAATTTACGCGGCACAGAATTAGTAGTTTTATCAGCTTGTGAAACTGGACTGGGAGACGTAAAAATTGGTGGCGGTGTTTACGGCTTGCGTCGGGCTTTAGTAATCGCAGGTTCGCAAACTCAACTATTAAGTTTATGGCAAGTTGCTGATGATGGCACTAAAGATTTAATGGTGAAATATTATGAGAAATTGCGAGCGGGAAAGGGTAGACATGAAGCGCTGCGAGAGGTGCAGTTAGAGTTACTAAATAATCCTGAATATCAGCATCCTTATTATTGGGCAAGTTTTATTCCTTCCGGCAATTGGCGGGCGATGAAGTAA
- a CDS encoding dihydroorotase, giving the protein MTTELLQQVRVIDPVSGTDQLADVLIADGYIQAIAAHITDVSSDTQIKDCRGLVLGTGLVDLYSHSGEPGFEERETISSLLQAAASGGFTRISILPNTSPVIDNPAVVAQLQKGRGAEAAAATPQLQVWGAMTLDLAGKQLTELADLAAAGVVGFTDAVPRENLGLVRRVLEYLLPIGKPVAFWPCDQQLTANGVMREGPDAIRLGLPPVPASAETSAIAALLELVAATGNSHVHIMRVSTARSVDLIASAKASGLPITASTTWMHLLLDTKSVKSYHTSLHLDPPLGNPSDVKALREGVRTGVIDAIAIEHAPFTYEEKVQAFAEAPPGAIGYELALPLLWQHLVDTGEFTALELWRALSTRSAECLRDKLTAIAPDQKAELTLFDPQQNWKVESKNLHTLSSNTPWLGQQLQGRVVQIWC; this is encoded by the coding sequence ATGACAACTGAATTGCTACAACAAGTACGGGTAATTGACCCGGTTTCTGGAACAGACCAACTAGCTGATGTGCTAATTGCTGATGGTTACATCCAAGCCATTGCCGCACATATTACCGATGTTAGTTCCGATACTCAAATCAAAGATTGTCGGGGATTAGTTCTAGGGACAGGGTTAGTGGATTTGTACAGCCACTCTGGGGAACCGGGATTTGAAGAAAGGGAAACCATCTCATCTCTGTTGCAAGCAGCAGCATCTGGTGGTTTTACCAGAATCAGCATCTTACCCAACACCTCCCCCGTGATTGATAACCCGGCTGTTGTGGCACAGTTGCAGAAAGGTAGAGGCGCAGAGGCGGCTGCGGCTACACCCCAGCTGCAAGTATGGGGTGCAATGACGCTCGATTTAGCGGGAAAGCAATTAACAGAATTAGCCGATTTAGCTGCGGCGGGGGTTGTTGGCTTTACCGATGCTGTCCCCAGGGAAAATTTAGGACTAGTGCGGCGGGTGCTAGAATATCTGCTGCCTATAGGTAAACCAGTAGCTTTTTGGCCTTGTGACCAACAATTAACAGCTAATGGGGTGATGCGAGAAGGGCCAGACGCGATTCGTCTGGGTTTACCGCCAGTACCCGCCAGTGCAGAAACAAGTGCGATCGCAGCTTTATTAGAATTAGTCGCCGCCACAGGCAATTCCCACGTGCATATTATGCGTGTTTCTACGGCACGCAGTGTAGATTTAATTGCATCCGCCAAGGCATCTGGTCTACCCATCACCGCCAGCACTACTTGGATGCATTTGTTATTAGATACCAAGTCAGTTAAAAGCTATCACACCAGCTTGCATTTAGACCCACCCCTGGGTAATCCCAGCGATGTGAAGGCGTTAAGGGAAGGGGTACGCACCGGAGTCATCGATGCGATCGCCATTGAACACGCACCCTTCACCTACGAAGAAAAAGTCCAAGCCTTTGCTGAAGCACCTCCAGGGGCAATTGGTTACGAGTTAGCATTGCCTTTGTTATGGCAACATCTCGTAGACACTGGCGAATTTACTGCCTTAGAATTATGGCGCGCTTTGAGTACCAGGTCAGCCGAATGTTTGCGAGACAAACTGACTGCGATCGCACCTGATCAAAAAGCCGAATTAACCTTATTTGACCCTCAGCAAAACTGGAAAGTCGAGAGTAAAAATCTACACACCCTATCTAGTAACACACCTTGGCTAGGGCAACAATTGCAAGGTCGTGTTGTCCAGATTTGGTGTTAG
- a CDS encoding histidine phosphatase family protein: MTRVIIVRHGQSTYNTERRIQGRTDASQLTEKGQTDAGTLGKALSNILFNAIYSSPLQRAKQTAEIIQRELTNTTSKSAVCQTSDKLLEIDLPLWERMLTSEVKQQFAEDYQTWHERPHELRMLVESAEGTKEHFPVLSLYEQARQFWQETLPHHQGETILIVGHNGINRALISTALGIPASRYHSIQQSNCGITVLNFAGGLGDPVQLESLNQTQHTGETLPSLRPGHQGVRLLLIRHGETEWNRQTRFQGQIDVPLNDNGRSQARKAGEFLKDVELDFAVSSPMARPKETAELILQHHPSVKLEFQDGLREISHGLWEGKLEVEIEQEFPGELERWRTEPAQVQMPEGENLQQVWERSVAAWRLIVQAASQSNLKTGIVVAHDATNKTLLCHILGLPSDNFWNFRQGNGAVSVIDYPAGPDGLPVLQAMNITTHLGGGVFDKTAAGAL; the protein is encoded by the coding sequence GTGACCCGTGTCATCATTGTACGCCACGGCCAAAGTACGTATAACACTGAGCGGCGTATCCAAGGGCGCACTGATGCGTCTCAATTGACAGAAAAAGGTCAAACCGATGCTGGCACATTAGGCAAGGCCCTCAGTAATATTTTATTCAACGCAATTTATAGCAGTCCGTTACAGCGAGCAAAGCAAACAGCAGAAATTATTCAACGTGAGTTGACAAACACGACTAGCAAGTCTGCTGTCTGCCAAACTTCTGATAAATTGCTGGAGATTGACCTGCCTTTATGGGAGAGAATGCTCACATCTGAAGTGAAGCAACAGTTCGCTGAAGATTACCAAACTTGGCACGAACGTCCCCATGAATTGCGGATGTTAGTGGAAAGCGCAGAGGGAACTAAAGAACATTTTCCGGTTCTGTCTTTATACGAACAAGCACGACAGTTTTGGCAAGAAACTTTACCTCATCATCAAGGTGAAACCATCTTGATTGTGGGACATAACGGTATTAATCGCGCTTTAATTAGCACAGCGCTAGGAATTCCCGCTAGCCGCTACCATTCTATCCAGCAATCTAACTGTGGCATTACAGTATTAAATTTTGCTGGCGGTTTGGGTGACCCCGTACAGTTAGAATCTTTAAATCAGACACAACATACAGGCGAAACTCTGCCTTCCCTGCGTCCCGGACATCAAGGTGTCAGATTACTACTAATACGTCATGGAGAAACCGAGTGGAATCGCCAAACTAGATTCCAAGGACAAATAGACGTTCCCCTCAACGACAACGGTAGAAGCCAGGCGCGCAAAGCAGGTGAGTTTCTCAAAGATGTGGAACTAGACTTTGCTGTCAGCAGTCCGATGGCGCGTCCCAAAGAAACAGCAGAACTGATATTGCAACACCATCCTAGTGTAAAGCTGGAATTCCAAGATGGTTTAAGGGAAATCAGCCACGGACTCTGGGAAGGCAAATTAGAAGTAGAAATCGAACAAGAGTTTCCCGGAGAATTAGAACGCTGGCGCACAGAACCAGCACAAGTACAAATGCCAGAAGGAGAAAATTTACAGCAAGTTTGGGAACGTAGCGTTGCAGCTTGGCGCTTAATTGTACAAGCAGCATCACAAAGTAATCTCAAAACTGGCATCGTCGTGGCTCACGATGCTACTAATAAAACTTTACTATGTCATATTCTTGGTTTACCATCAGACAACTTCTGGAATTTCCGCCAGGGTAACGGCGCAGTTAGCGTCATTGATTACCCAGCTGGGCCAGATGGTTTACCAGTGCTGCAAGCAATGAATATCACTACTCACTTAGGTGGAGGTGTATTCGATAAAACGGCAGCTGGAGCATTGTAG